From a region of the Zingiber officinale cultivar Zhangliang chromosome 4B, Zo_v1.1, whole genome shotgun sequence genome:
- the LOC121974673 gene encoding prosaposin-like — protein sequence MASREWFFLVLIFVIGWENADARSFAKIEVLITEIDLELPENPIRAFTEVKRNEQLCTVCENFTAQAIQYLSKNKTQTEIIETLHQACSEWKPFEEQCLLLVDYYSALFFAEISKMHPEDFCTKFNLCEQMLSVSLLKSENSCSVCHDVMAKVLVKLKDPDTQFEVIKMLLKECNQMEQYVQQCKRLVLQYGPLILVNGEKFLEDTDVCVAIHACKTDKAELDAVSEVRSLAVSM from the exons GAAAATGCTGATGCTAGAAGTTTTGCCAAAATTGAAGTTTTGA TAACAGAAATTGACCTTGAGTTACCTGAAAACCCAATCAGAGCATTTACAGAAGTCAAGAGAAATGAACAATTGTGCACAGTGTGCGAGAACTTTACTGCACAGGCCATTCAGTATCTCAGCAAAAATAAAACTCAAACTGAGATAATTGAGACCCTTCATCAAGCGTGTTCTGAGTGGAAGCCGTTTGAGGAGCAG TGTCTTCTGCTAGTGGACTACTATTCAGCACTTTTCTTTGCCGAGATATCTAAGATGCATCCAGAGGACTTTTGCACGAAGTTCAATCTTTGTGAGCAGATGCTTTCTGTTAGTCTACTAAAAAGCGAAAATTCTTGCTCCGTTTGTCACGATGTCATGGCCAAAGTACTAGTTAAGTTGAAAGATCCTGACACACAG TTTGAGGTAATCAAGATGCTTCTGAAGGAATGCAACCAGATGGAACAATATGTCCAACAG TGTAAGAGGCTGGTGCTCCAGTATGGCCCTTTGATCCTTGTCAATGGCGAAAAGTTTCTAGAGGACACAGATGTTTGCGTTGCCATTCATGCATGCAAGACTGACAAAGCTGAACTCGACGCTGTCTCAGAAGTGCGATCTCTAGCCGTCTCAATGTAG
- the LOC121974674 gene encoding probable serine/threonine-protein kinase WNK4 isoform X3 has translation MQSPEALQRMYSEVHLLSSLSHESIIRFHASWVDIQHRTLNFITEMFTSGTLREYRQTYPRVDIRAIKSWARQILHGLVYLHGHDPPVIHRDIKCDNIFVNGHLGQVKIGDLGLAAVLRRHQPAHSVIGTPEFMAPELYEEEYNELVDIYSYGMCMVEMLTAECPYSECCNPAQIYKKVTSGKLPEAFYRIQDPEAKRFISRCLENVANRSSAKELLLDPFLALDDHHGLPLTLKNTPAHVADQDSILHDHKKNLNSSDQVDDIVDCTIKRTDMSITGKMNPEGDTIFLKVQIADKEGQVRNIYFPFDVVSDTPMNVANEMVKELEITDREPLEIADMIAQEISILLPDWKESASGGNDLHHAYNYVDDAEDGCNHPFYNIASPTSSQGSVFGTGQRGGWFQGGLFSDDDDMSSTHSGKYSCMNYTSSNEQESEMSFHQSNHEAKEDAALTRELEKKCRVGLPESSSSRTPCAPKGSTADSRRLTRNCSMVDMRSQLLHRNLVEHLKKRLFKTVGAVEQIGFQNPLNGSRKATSSSRGGGGEYRKQKPGFTWARS, from the exons ATGCAGTCGCCGGAGGCGCTGCAGCGGATGTACTCGGAGGTGCACCTGCTCAGCTCCCTTAGCCATGAATCCATCATCCGATTCCACGCCTCGTGGGTCGACATCCAGCACCGGACTCTCAACTTCATCACTGAGATGTTCACCTCCGGTACCCTCCGAGA GTACCGGCAGACGTATCCACGAGTCGACATCAGAGCCATCAAGAGCTGGGCGCGCCAAATCCTGCATGGTCTCGTCTACTTGCACGGCCACGATCCCCCGGTGATCCACAGGGACATCAAGTGCGACAACATCTTCGTCAACGGCCATCTCGGACAAGTCAAGATCGGCGATCTCGGCCTGGCTGCAGTCCTCCGCCGCCACCAGCCCGCGCACAGCGTCATCGGTACTCCCGAGTTCATGGCGCCGGAGCTTTACGAGGAAGAGTACAACGAGCTTGTCGATATCTATTCCTACGGCATGTGCATGGTTGAGATGCTCACAGCCGAATGCCCTTACAGTGAGTGCTGCAATCCAGCTCAGATCTACAAGAAAGTTACTTCG GGGAAGTTGCCTGAAGCATTCTATCGCATACAAGATCCAGAGGCGAAGCGATTCATCAGTAGGTGTTTAGAAAACGTGGCGAACAGATCATCGGCGAAGGAGCTACTTCTTGATCCTTTTCTTGCACTGGATGATCATCATGGTCTGCCATTGACACTGAAGAACACTCCTGCTCACGTGGCTGATCAGGACTCCATTTTGCATGATCACAAGAAGAACTTGAACTCGTCTGATCAGGTTGACGACATTGTCGATTGCACGATCAAGAGAACGGATATGAGTATCACCGGGAAGATGAACCCCGAGGGCGATACGATCTTTCTCAAAGTTCAAATTGCTGACAAAGAAG GCCAAGTGAGGAACATCTACTTCCCCTTCGATGTCGTGAGCGATACACCGATGAATGTGGCGAATGAAATGGTGAAGGAGCTCGAGATTACGGATCGAGAGCCTTTGGAGATTGCTGATATGATAGCTCAGGAGATATCGATTCTGCTGCCGGATTGGAAGGAAAGTGCTAGCGGAGGCAATGACCTTCACCATGCCTATAACTATGTCGATGATGCTGAGGATGGCTGCAATCACCCATTTTACAATATCGCATCGCCGACTTCCTCCCAAGGCTCTGTGTTTGGAACAGGGCAAAGAGGAGGGTGGTTTCAAG GTGGTTTGTTTTCTGATGACGACGACATGAGCTCCACTCACTCAGGCAAGTATTCTTGCATGAATTACACCTCGAGCAACGAGCAAGAAAGCGAAATGAGCTTCCACCAGAGCAATCACGAGGCGAAAGAGGATGCCGCACTGACGAGGGAGCTCGAGAAGAAGTGCAGAGTAGGACTACCGGAGTCCTCCTCCTCAAGGACCCCTTGTGCTCCAAAGGGAAGCACCGCAGATAGCCGGAGGTTGACGCGAAACTGCTCGATGGTCGACATGCGAAGTCAGCTACTTCATCGGAATCTCGTGGAGCATTTGAAGAAGAGGCTGTTTAAGACCGTCGGCGCGGTGGAGCAGATTGGGTTTCAGAACCCATTGAATGGCTCTCGCAAGGCAACTTCATCCTCtaggggaggaggaggagagtacAGGAAACAAAAGCCAGGGTTTACATGGGCAAGAAGTTGA
- the LOC121974674 gene encoding probable serine/threonine-protein kinase WNK5 isoform X1, producing the protein MRVACCRNPTTTLRRRPRPSPCWRHAAGRGSAEAPRGASPPVMVTWRSIPPAAMDAYKAFDELNGTEVAWNQAKLCIVMQSPEALQRMYSEVHLLSSLSHESIIRFHASWVDIQHRTLNFITEMFTSGTLREYRQTYPRVDIRAIKSWARQILHGLVYLHGHDPPVIHRDIKCDNIFVNGHLGQVKIGDLGLAAVLRRHQPAHSVIGTPEFMAPELYEEEYNELVDIYSYGMCMVEMLTAECPYSECCNPAQIYKKVTSGKLPEAFYRIQDPEAKRFISRCLENVANRSSAKELLLDPFLALDDHHGLPLTLKNTPAHVADQDSILHDHKKNLNSSDQVDDIVDCTIKRTDMSITGKMNPEGDTIFLKVQIADKEGQVRNIYFPFDVVSDTPMNVANEMVKELEITDREPLEIADMIAQEISILLPDWKESASGGNDLHHAYNYVDDAEDGCNHPFYNIASPTSSQGSVFGTGQRGGWFQGGLFSDDDDMSSTHSGKYSCMNYTSSNEQESEMSFHQSNHEAKEDAALTRELEKKCRVGLPESSSSRTPCAPKGSTADSRRLTRNCSMVDMRSQLLHRNLVEHLKKRLFKTVGAVEQIGFQNPLNGSRKATSSSRGGGGEYRKQKPGFTWARS; encoded by the exons ATGAGAGTCGCTTGCTGCCGGAACCCAACCACGACACTCCGCCGCCGTCCTCGTCCTTCGCCATGTTGGAGGCACGCCGCTGGGAGAGGGAGCGCAGAAGCCCCGAGAGGAGCCTCACCGCCGGTAATGGTTACGTGGAGGTCGATCCCTCCGGCCGCTATGGACGC ATACAAGGCATTTGATGAGTTAAATGGCACGGAGGTGGCCTGGAACCAGGCCAAGCTCTGCATCGTGATGCAGTCGCCGGAGGCGCTGCAGCGGATGTACTCGGAGGTGCACCTGCTCAGCTCCCTTAGCCATGAATCCATCATCCGATTCCACGCCTCGTGGGTCGACATCCAGCACCGGACTCTCAACTTCATCACTGAGATGTTCACCTCCGGTACCCTCCGAGA GTACCGGCAGACGTATCCACGAGTCGACATCAGAGCCATCAAGAGCTGGGCGCGCCAAATCCTGCATGGTCTCGTCTACTTGCACGGCCACGATCCCCCGGTGATCCACAGGGACATCAAGTGCGACAACATCTTCGTCAACGGCCATCTCGGACAAGTCAAGATCGGCGATCTCGGCCTGGCTGCAGTCCTCCGCCGCCACCAGCCCGCGCACAGCGTCATCGGTACTCCCGAGTTCATGGCGCCGGAGCTTTACGAGGAAGAGTACAACGAGCTTGTCGATATCTATTCCTACGGCATGTGCATGGTTGAGATGCTCACAGCCGAATGCCCTTACAGTGAGTGCTGCAATCCAGCTCAGATCTACAAGAAAGTTACTTCG GGGAAGTTGCCTGAAGCATTCTATCGCATACAAGATCCAGAGGCGAAGCGATTCATCAGTAGGTGTTTAGAAAACGTGGCGAACAGATCATCGGCGAAGGAGCTACTTCTTGATCCTTTTCTTGCACTGGATGATCATCATGGTCTGCCATTGACACTGAAGAACACTCCTGCTCACGTGGCTGATCAGGACTCCATTTTGCATGATCACAAGAAGAACTTGAACTCGTCTGATCAGGTTGACGACATTGTCGATTGCACGATCAAGAGAACGGATATGAGTATCACCGGGAAGATGAACCCCGAGGGCGATACGATCTTTCTCAAAGTTCAAATTGCTGACAAAGAAG GCCAAGTGAGGAACATCTACTTCCCCTTCGATGTCGTGAGCGATACACCGATGAATGTGGCGAATGAAATGGTGAAGGAGCTCGAGATTACGGATCGAGAGCCTTTGGAGATTGCTGATATGATAGCTCAGGAGATATCGATTCTGCTGCCGGATTGGAAGGAAAGTGCTAGCGGAGGCAATGACCTTCACCATGCCTATAACTATGTCGATGATGCTGAGGATGGCTGCAATCACCCATTTTACAATATCGCATCGCCGACTTCCTCCCAAGGCTCTGTGTTTGGAACAGGGCAAAGAGGAGGGTGGTTTCAAG GTGGTTTGTTTTCTGATGACGACGACATGAGCTCCACTCACTCAGGCAAGTATTCTTGCATGAATTACACCTCGAGCAACGAGCAAGAAAGCGAAATGAGCTTCCACCAGAGCAATCACGAGGCGAAAGAGGATGCCGCACTGACGAGGGAGCTCGAGAAGAAGTGCAGAGTAGGACTACCGGAGTCCTCCTCCTCAAGGACCCCTTGTGCTCCAAAGGGAAGCACCGCAGATAGCCGGAGGTTGACGCGAAACTGCTCGATGGTCGACATGCGAAGTCAGCTACTTCATCGGAATCTCGTGGAGCATTTGAAGAAGAGGCTGTTTAAGACCGTCGGCGCGGTGGAGCAGATTGGGTTTCAGAACCCATTGAATGGCTCTCGCAAGGCAACTTCATCCTCtaggggaggaggaggagagtacAGGAAACAAAAGCCAGGGTTTACATGGGCAAGAAGTTGA
- the LOC121974674 gene encoding probable serine/threonine-protein kinase WNK5 isoform X2 yields the protein MRVACCRNPTTTLRRRPRPSPCWRHAAGRGSAEAPRGASPPVMVTWRSIPPAAMDAYKAFDELNGTEVAWNQAKLCIVMQSPEALQRMYSEVHLLSSLSHESIIRFHASWVDIQHRTLNFITEMFTSGTLREYRQTYPRVDIRAIKSWARQILHGLVYLHGHDPPVIHRDIKCDNIFVNGHLGQVKIGDLGLAAVLRRHQPAHSVIGTPEFMAPELYEEEYNELVDIYSYGMCMVEMLTAECPYSECCNPAQIYKKVTSLPEAFYRIQDPEAKRFISRCLENVANRSSAKELLLDPFLALDDHHGLPLTLKNTPAHVADQDSILHDHKKNLNSSDQVDDIVDCTIKRTDMSITGKMNPEGDTIFLKVQIADKEGQVRNIYFPFDVVSDTPMNVANEMVKELEITDREPLEIADMIAQEISILLPDWKESASGGNDLHHAYNYVDDAEDGCNHPFYNIASPTSSQGSVFGTGQRGGWFQGGLFSDDDDMSSTHSGKYSCMNYTSSNEQESEMSFHQSNHEAKEDAALTRELEKKCRVGLPESSSSRTPCAPKGSTADSRRLTRNCSMVDMRSQLLHRNLVEHLKKRLFKTVGAVEQIGFQNPLNGSRKATSSSRGGGGEYRKQKPGFTWARS from the exons ATGAGAGTCGCTTGCTGCCGGAACCCAACCACGACACTCCGCCGCCGTCCTCGTCCTTCGCCATGTTGGAGGCACGCCGCTGGGAGAGGGAGCGCAGAAGCCCCGAGAGGAGCCTCACCGCCGGTAATGGTTACGTGGAGGTCGATCCCTCCGGCCGCTATGGACGC ATACAAGGCATTTGATGAGTTAAATGGCACGGAGGTGGCCTGGAACCAGGCCAAGCTCTGCATCGTGATGCAGTCGCCGGAGGCGCTGCAGCGGATGTACTCGGAGGTGCACCTGCTCAGCTCCCTTAGCCATGAATCCATCATCCGATTCCACGCCTCGTGGGTCGACATCCAGCACCGGACTCTCAACTTCATCACTGAGATGTTCACCTCCGGTACCCTCCGAGA GTACCGGCAGACGTATCCACGAGTCGACATCAGAGCCATCAAGAGCTGGGCGCGCCAAATCCTGCATGGTCTCGTCTACTTGCACGGCCACGATCCCCCGGTGATCCACAGGGACATCAAGTGCGACAACATCTTCGTCAACGGCCATCTCGGACAAGTCAAGATCGGCGATCTCGGCCTGGCTGCAGTCCTCCGCCGCCACCAGCCCGCGCACAGCGTCATCGGTACTCCCGAGTTCATGGCGCCGGAGCTTTACGAGGAAGAGTACAACGAGCTTGTCGATATCTATTCCTACGGCATGTGCATGGTTGAGATGCTCACAGCCGAATGCCCTTACAGTGAGTGCTGCAATCCAGCTCAGATCTACAAGAAAGTTACTTCG TTGCCTGAAGCATTCTATCGCATACAAGATCCAGAGGCGAAGCGATTCATCAGTAGGTGTTTAGAAAACGTGGCGAACAGATCATCGGCGAAGGAGCTACTTCTTGATCCTTTTCTTGCACTGGATGATCATCATGGTCTGCCATTGACACTGAAGAACACTCCTGCTCACGTGGCTGATCAGGACTCCATTTTGCATGATCACAAGAAGAACTTGAACTCGTCTGATCAGGTTGACGACATTGTCGATTGCACGATCAAGAGAACGGATATGAGTATCACCGGGAAGATGAACCCCGAGGGCGATACGATCTTTCTCAAAGTTCAAATTGCTGACAAAGAAG GCCAAGTGAGGAACATCTACTTCCCCTTCGATGTCGTGAGCGATACACCGATGAATGTGGCGAATGAAATGGTGAAGGAGCTCGAGATTACGGATCGAGAGCCTTTGGAGATTGCTGATATGATAGCTCAGGAGATATCGATTCTGCTGCCGGATTGGAAGGAAAGTGCTAGCGGAGGCAATGACCTTCACCATGCCTATAACTATGTCGATGATGCTGAGGATGGCTGCAATCACCCATTTTACAATATCGCATCGCCGACTTCCTCCCAAGGCTCTGTGTTTGGAACAGGGCAAAGAGGAGGGTGGTTTCAAG GTGGTTTGTTTTCTGATGACGACGACATGAGCTCCACTCACTCAGGCAAGTATTCTTGCATGAATTACACCTCGAGCAACGAGCAAGAAAGCGAAATGAGCTTCCACCAGAGCAATCACGAGGCGAAAGAGGATGCCGCACTGACGAGGGAGCTCGAGAAGAAGTGCAGAGTAGGACTACCGGAGTCCTCCTCCTCAAGGACCCCTTGTGCTCCAAAGGGAAGCACCGCAGATAGCCGGAGGTTGACGCGAAACTGCTCGATGGTCGACATGCGAAGTCAGCTACTTCATCGGAATCTCGTGGAGCATTTGAAGAAGAGGCTGTTTAAGACCGTCGGCGCGGTGGAGCAGATTGGGTTTCAGAACCCATTGAATGGCTCTCGCAAGGCAACTTCATCCTCtaggggaggaggaggagagtacAGGAAACAAAAGCCAGGGTTTACATGGGCAAGAAGTTGA